The following coding sequences lie in one Anas platyrhynchos isolate ZD024472 breed Pekin duck chromosome 15, IASCAAS_PekinDuck_T2T, whole genome shotgun sequence genomic window:
- the ERN2 gene encoding serine/threonine-protein kinase/endoribonuclease IRE2 translates to MGGPAALLLLLLLRTAPRQCLKSSAVTVPETLLFISTLDGNLHAVSKSTGDIKWTLKDDPILQVPVYVAEPAFLPDPNDGSLYILGGKNKEGLMKLPFTIPELVQSSPCRSSDGVLYTGKKQDTWFVVDPKSGEKQTTLSTEASDGLCPSSPLLYIGRTQYVITMYDTKSRELRWNATYSDYSAPLCEESYPYKMSHFASSGDGLVVTLDKESGEVLWAHNYGSPVVGIYLWHQDSLRRVPHLNLAMETLRYLTFHSQDIHLIRGSQTVKDFTATKTQLLPALYVGKHAASFYALTSLVHDSVALVPQGITLARIDGPTTDDVTMRESGECEITPSTDVKYPQGSITSMRNQWLLIGHHELPPVVHTTMLRAFPENLRKTTETIIPRSSPARTVFDNFLAPSSVEEPAVRSSDEQPPPDASREQVEVYPESGSWDMVLGVLGSALLGGGILLLLLTKLQRQHEAQQQQLEKQIQLLQQQQQEMLLPPRVSGEGILGEPREPEGSQGRASWHSQSSGSAHLKDPANGVGGLEPAVPAAAGDAEPDVIVVGKVSFNPKDVLGHGAGGTFVFRGHFDGRSVAVKRLLPECFHLVDREVQLLRESDEHPHVVRYFCTERDKQFHYIAIELCSATLQEYVESPSFNRRSLDPVSVLHQTMSGLAHLHSLNIVHRDLKPCNILISVPNSHGQIRAVISDFGLCKKLQGGRHSFSLRSGIPGTEGWIAPEVLQEAPKENPTCAVDIFSAGCVFYYVVSGGQHPFGDSLRRQANILAGTYQLPCLQEEAHDKVVARELIVSMISGEPQKRPSAPVVLMHPFFWSAEKQLQFFQDISDRIEKEPAEGPIVTALETGGRSVVRTNWRMHISLPLQTDLRKFRTYKGGSVRDLLRAMRNKKHHYHELPADVQEALGAVPEGFVQYFTSRFPRLLLHAHSTMRLCARERLFRPYYVPEPGGAGR, encoded by the exons TGCCTCAAGAGCAGCGCTGTGACTGTCCCCGAAACGCTGCTCTTCATATCCACACTCGATGGGAACCTCCATGCAGTGAGCAAGAGCACAGGTGACATCAAGTGGACCCTGAAGGATG ATCCCATTCTGCAGGTGCCGGTTTATGTTGCAGA ACCGGCGTTTCTTCCCGACCCCAACGACGGCAGCCTGTACATCCTGGGAGGGAAGAACAAGGAGGGCCTGATG AAGCTCCCGTTCACCATCCCGGAGCTGGTGCAGTCCTCGCCGTGCCGCAGCTCGGACGGTGTGCTCTACACAG GGAAGAAGCAGGACACCTGGTTCGTTGTGGACCCCAAGTCAGGGGAGAAGCAGACCACGCTCTCAACGGAGGCCTCGGATGGGCTGTGCCCCTCCAGTCCCCTGCTCTACATCGGCCGTACCC AGTACGTCATCACCATGTACGACACCAAGTCGCGGGAGCTGCGCTGGAACGCCACCTACTCCGACTACTCGGCGCCGCTCTGTGAGGAGTCCTACCCCTACA AGATGTCACACTTCGCCTCCAGCGGGGACGGGCTGGTGGTGACGCTGGACAAGGAGAGCGGGGAGGTCCTGTGGGCGCACAACTACGGCTCGCCCGTGGTCGGCATCTACCTGTGGCACCAAGACAGCCTCCGCCGCGTCCCCCACCTCAACCTGGCCATGGAGACGCTGCGCTACCTCACCTTCCACTCGCAGGACATCCACCTCATCAGGGGGAGCCAGACCGTGAAGGACTTCACGGCCACCAAGACCCAGCTGCT GCCTGCGCTCTACGTGGGGAAGCACGCAGCCAGCTTCTACGCCTTGACCTCACTGGTCCACGACAGCGTGGCGCTGGTG CCGCAGGGCATCACGCTGGCCAGGATCGACGGCCCCACCACGGACGACGTGACCATGAGGGAGTCGGGAGAGTGCGAGATCACTCCCAGCACCGACGTCAAGTACCCGCAGGGCAGCATCACCTCCATGCGCAACCAGTGGCTGCTGATAG GGCACCACGAGCTGCCTCCTGTGGTCCACACCACCATGCTTAGAGCCTTCCCGGAGAACCTGAGGAAGACGACAGAAACCATCATTCCCCGGAGCTCCCCGGCCAGGACCGTGTTTGACAAC TTCCTGGCCCCGAGCAGCGTGGAGGAGCCGGCCGTGCGGAGCAGCGATGAGCAGCCTCCACCCGAtgccagcagggagcaggtgGAGGTGTACCCCGAGTCCGGCAGCTGGGACATGGTGCTGGGCGTCCTTGGCAGTGCCCTGCTGGGCGGGggcatcctgctgctgctcctcacg aaactgcagaggcagcacgaggcgcagcagcagcagctggagaagcaAATTCAgctcttgcagcagcagcagcaggagatgctgcTCCCGCCCCGGGTCTCTGGCGAGGGCATCCTTGGGGAGCCCAGGGAGCCAGAGGGGAGCCAGGGACGCGCATCTTGGCACTCGCAGAGCTCGGGCTCTGCCCACCTGAAGGACCCAGCCAACGGGGTGGGCGGCCTGGAGCCGGCTGTGCcggcagctgctggag ATGCGGAACCAGACGTGATCGTAGTTGGGAAAGTTTCTTTTAACCCCAAGGATGTGCTGGGCCACGGAGCTGGAGGAACCTTTGTCTTCAG GGGACACTTCGATGGCCGCAGCGTGGCCGTGAAGCGCCTCCTGCCTGAGTGTTTCCACCTGGTGGACCGGGAGGTGCAGCTGCTCCGCGAGTCGGACGAGCACCCCCACGTCGTGCGCTACTTCTGCACCGAGCGGGACAAGCAGTTCCACTACATCGCCATCGAGCTCTGCTCTGCCACGCTGCAGGAG TACGTGGAGAGCCCCAGCTTCAACCGGCGCAGCCTGGACCCGGTGTCTGTCCTGCACCAGACCATGTCAGGCCTGGCACACCTGCACTCCCTCAACATCG TTCATCGCGACCTGAAGCCCTGTAACATCCTCATCTCTGTCCCGAATAGCCACGGGCAGATCCGAGCCGTCATCTCTGACTTCGGCCTGTGCAAGAAGCTCCAGGGGGGGCGGCACAGCTTCAGCCTGCGCTCCGGCATCCCCGGCACCGAGGGGTGGATTGCGCccgaggtgctgcaggaggccCCGAAGGAGAACCCC ACGTGTGCTGTGGACATCTTCTCAGCCGGCTGCGTCTTCTACTACGTGGTGTCGGGAGGGCAGCACCCCTTCGGGGACAGCTTGCGGCGCCAGGCCAACATCCTGGCGGGCACTTAccagctgccctgcctgcaggaggaggcGCACG ACAAGGTCGTTGCGAGAGAGCTGATTGTGTCAATGATCAGTGGCGAGCCCCAGAAGCGCCCCTCGGCCCCCGTGGTCCTTATGCACCCCTTCTTCTGGAGTGCAGAGAAGCAGCTGCAGTTCTTCCAG GACATCAGTGACCGCATCGAGAAGGAGCCAGCCGAGGGACCCATTGTGACGGCGCTGGAGACGGGGGGCCGCTCGGTGGTGAGGACGAACTGGAGGATGCACATCTCCCTCCCGCTGCAGACAG ACCTGCGGAAGTTCCGCACCTACAAGGGCGGCTCGGTGCGCGACCTCCTGCGGGCCATGAGGAACAAG AAGCATCACTACCACGAGCTGCCCGCCGACGTGCAGGAGGCGCTGGGCGCCGTCCCCGAAGGCTTCGTGCAGTACTTCACCTCCCGCTTCCCGCGGCTCTTGCTGCACGCGCACAGCACCATGCGGCTCTGTGCCCGCGAGCGGCTCTTCCGCCCCTACTACGTCCCGGAGCCGGGCGGTGCGGGGAGGTGA